A DNA window from Aquarana catesbeiana isolate 2022-GZ linkage group LG01, ASM4218655v1, whole genome shotgun sequence contains the following coding sequences:
- the RAN gene encoding GTP-binding nuclear protein Ran, which produces MAAQGEPQVQFKLVLVGDGGTGKTTFVKRHLTGEFEKKYVATLGVEVHPLVFHTNRGPIKFNVWDTAGQEKFGGLRDGYYIQAQCAIIMFDVTSRVTYKNVPNWHRDLVRVCENIPIVLCGNKVDIKDRKVKAKSIVFHRKKNLQYYDISAKSNYNFEKPFLWLARKLIGDPNLEFVAMPALAPPEVVMDPALAAQYENDLQIAQTTALPDEDDDL; this is translated from the exons ATGGCAGCCCAGGGAGAGCCTCAAGTTCAGTTCAAG cttGTTCTGGTTGGTGATGGTGGTACTGGTAAAACAACATTTGTAAAACGTCATTTGACTGGTGAATTCGAGAAAAAATACGTAG ccaCACTTGGTGTTGAAGTCCACCCTTTGGTTTTCCATACCAACAGAGGTCCTATTAAATTCAATGTATGGGATACTGCCGGTCAAGAGAAGTTTGGTGGTTTGCGAGATGGATATTACATCCAGG CTCAGTGTGCCATTATCATGTTTGATGTAACGTCAAGAGTCACATACAAGAATGTACCCAATTGGCATAGAGATCTTGTAAGAGTATGTGAAAATATCCCCATAGTCTTGTGTGGCAACAAAGTGGACATTAAGGACAGAAAAGTGAAAGCAAAATCAATCGTATTTCACAGGAAGAAGAATCTTCAG TACTATGATATCTCTGCAAAGAGTAACTACAACTTTGAAAAGCCCTTCCTTTGGCTTGCCAGAAAACTGATAGGGGATCCGAACCTTGAGTTTGTAGCCATGCCTGCTCTTGCACCACCTGAAGTGGTTATGGATCCTGCGTTGGCTGCACAATATGAGAATGATCTACAG ATTGCCCAGACCACAGCACTGCCAGATGAAGATGATGATCTGTGA